The following proteins are encoded in a genomic region of Amphiura filiformis chromosome 11, Afil_fr2py, whole genome shotgun sequence:
- the LOC140163696 gene encoding putative uncharacterized protein MYH16, which yields MAAEWQARINELTAELEASQREARAYSTELFKFKSVHEESLETIEIIRRENKNLQDEIQDLTDQLGEGGRTAHDLQKALKRAEMEKEELQAALEEAEGALEQEEAKVVRAQLEVTQIKSEIERRLREKDEEFEVTRKNHAKALESMQASLEAEAKGRADAQRLKKKLETEVNELEIQLDAANRNYAEASKTVKKLQITIKELQAQLDDEQRAREDLRDQFQLTERRCNMLLTELEELRAALEHSERGRKLAEGELSDATDRVSELTVSVHSLTAQRRKVESELSTARSEYEEAVNDARNKDEMAKKAMTDAMRLAEELRSEQDRYTGEKMRKGLELTLKDMQARLDEAEGPSTQGRQVEGTSNTTMKGEQRRRGDTEKNLRKQERRLKEVIYAAEEDHKNAERMQETVEKLNTRCKIFKRQVEETEEQVEHPTLLTKWRRCQTELERC from the exons ATGGCCGCAGAATGGCAGGCGAGAATTAATGAGCTCACTGCAGAATTGGAAGCATCACAACGCGAAGCACGTGCCTACTCTACAGAACTCTTCAAATTCAAGAGTGTACACGAAGAGAGCCTTGAAACAATCGAGATCATCAGGAGGGAGAACAAGAACTTGCAAG ATGAGATTCAAGATCTTACCGATCAGCTTGGTGAGGGTGGCAGGACCGCACACGACCTCCAGAAAGCACTCAAACGTGCCGAGATGGAGAAGGAAGAGCTGCAAGCCGCACTGGAAGAGGCTGAAGGTGCTCTGGAACAGGAAGAGGCTAAGGTGGTGAGAGCTCAACTTGAGGTCACACAGATCAAGTCTGAAATTGAACGCCGCCTCCGTGAGAAGGATGAAGAGTTCGAAGTCACCCG CAAGAACCACGCGAAGGCCCTGGAATCTATGCAAGCCAGTCTGGAGGCCGAAGCCAAGGGTAGGGCTGATGCTCAACGTCTTAAGAAGAAGCTTGAGACAGAAGTGAATGAGCTTGAAATCCAACTTGATGCCGCCAACAGGAACTATGCTGAAGCATCCAAGACTGTCAAGAAATTGCAAATCACCATCAAG GAACTGCAAGCTCAACTTGATGACGAACAACGTGCACGTGAAGATCTACGTGACCAGTTCCAACTCACAGAACGTCGCTGCAACATGCTTCTTACCGAGCTGGAAGAGCTCCGTGCTGCTCTCGAGCACTCCGAGCGTGGACGCAAACTTGCCGAAGGTGAACTCTCCGATGCCACTGACCGTGTATCCGAACTGACTGTATCCGTCCACAGCCTGACTGCCCAACGCCGCAAGGTTGAATCCGAATTGTCTACTGCCCGCTCTGAGTATGAAGAAGCTGTCAATGATGCAAGAAACAAGGATGAGATGGCTAAGAAGGCTATGACCGAT GCCATGCGCTTGGCAGAGGAACTACGATCAGAACAAGACCGCTATACTGGCGAGAAGATGCGCAAGGGATTGGAACTTACCCTGAAAGACATGCAAGCACGTCTTGATGAGGCCGAAGGCCCAAGCACTCAAGGGAGGCAG GTGGAAGGAACCTCGAACACGACTATGAAAGGTGAACAACGCCGCCGTGGTGACACCGAGAAGAACTTGCGCAAACAGGAACGCCGTCTGAAGGAAGTCATCTATGCCGCAGAGGAAGACCATAAGAATGCTGAGAGAATGCAGGAAACCGTTGAGAAACTCAACACCAGATGCAAGATCTTCAAACGCCAAGTGGAAGAAACC GAGGAGCAAGTAGAACATCCAACCTTGCTTACCAAGTGGCGCCGTTGCCAAACCGAGCTTGAAAGATGCTGA